The Vigna radiata var. radiata cultivar VC1973A chromosome 6, Vradiata_ver6, whole genome shotgun sequence DNA segment TGCATGATTTCAAATAGCTCAATCAGAGTATATAAGGAATAAATATCTTTAGGCAACAAACCTACATCAATATATAGTTCCTCCACAAAGAGAAGATTGATCTCAGTGGAAAAACAATATAAACGATAAccatcatatttaaaatatcgaAGCCTTGGTGTTTGAAGCTCAAAGACACAGTCATTTTCACCAAACTCCCCATCAACTAAAAAATGTGATATATTTAAGTCTAGAAGGTTGGGGGTAGAGATTTTGAAGGTATTGATTTCATCATGGTATGTACATCTATCAATATGTAAAGATTCCAAATTGACACAACCCTTAAATGGATCAAAAGAGTTTACCCTTCCAACCACAAATCGACAACAGCAGAGGTATAGGTGTTTAAGAGAAGGAATATCGAAATTTTTGGTCAGAGTGAGTATGTAAGTAAGTTTCAGAGTAGTGAGAGATGTGCATACAGAGAGTTTAGGAAGTTTGCTCAGAGCACACTCAGCAAGGATTGTAAGCACCTCAATGTTAGTGGTGATGGATGGTGTATCAATAACATGGTAAATGATGTAATATACCACATGATTATCACGATGGATGGGTGCATGGTCTTTGCGACACtttaaattaaagttgaaaACATTGGTGGAAGTATCTCTGCAcgacaaaaaattaaatacaaaatccTCGAAAGACTCAGCATCTTGGAATGATGCCTCATCGAAGTTAATAACGGGCAGGGAAACCCAAAGATACCTAAACCGTTTGTTCAGAACTGATGTTTGAACTGCAATTTTTGCATCCAAAAAAGAAAGGATGTGTACAATAATTTGCTCAGGTAACTTAGTGAACAtatcttcttccttctccttatctttctccttattttctttctcttcctttgaAGACTCTCTTCCGTAGAAATTGTCTCGTTTCATTTCTGTAaagttttcttctcttcatattTGTTAGAAGTAAACAAAACAGCATCGGTACATTTCAAACATTTAAATACTGTTATTCATTCAGAAAATGCTAACGAGAAAAAGTTTTCAGATTCAGTACCTTTTGAGAGTATATCTGTTTTCCTTGCGCTGTGCTTCGTCGTTCCAGCGAGTGTCGTGAGATTTTCCGGTGAGTGGGAGCGGTGGTGAGAAACCCTAGCAGAGCATAATATTCTCCCTCTTCTCAATTacctatatttatagtattatgtttcatttttttttcaagaactattattattttaattttatttatattttctttattatattttatcctCTAATTATCTTAATTTGTTAGGATTCCGATATTCAAACAATATTGTAACAAAGATGGTAAATatgaaaagttattattataaataatttcaatatatataataataaaaaggtgaaaaagaGTTTGTGAGAGTAATAAagataaggaaaagaaaatgatattttattactaatttttgATATTATCTTGACGTTAGACACGTGTTGTGTCAAAATGTGAATGTGAtaatataaaggaaaataaaattttaacaccattttttgacaccattttgacactgcacacgtgttaaaatgtggtgggaggatttcaaattaaaaaacaaactttggtttttctcttccaaatatacccttgtctcaacttttttaatttgaaatcgtccaatcacatcttgacaaCATCTTGACACgtatacagtgtcaaaatagtgtcaaaaaatggtgttaaaatatgattgtcTTAATATAAATTTGCATGAGTTTAGTTTTGGAGTTGTGTATGCACTCTAATATTTGCacgtgttgtgttttgtttgacTCTAATATCATGGGAGCTGGTAAAACAGCTATAGCATATAGCATTGTAAGAGGATAGTTACGGGTTTCAAGTCATAGTATTcacatttcttaaaaaaattctcaATGTATTTTTACgggaataataatatattatctcaTCTTTTTATGGTTCTAATACTTAAAATTACATTAGTCTCATTGGATGTACCAAAAATTTATATGCAAtccaaaaacaagcatataatgacatattttttactttaagatTTTGAATACACACTTTTATCAATATCAATCAGAGAAATATCACATAACAATATATGgtcatattttttaagttattattttgaaactagTTTCAAACCacataaagattttaaaagtttgcatattttattttcttaactaGATATAACACATCCTTGAGATTGGATTATACAAATTTCTTCCTCCAATCACCATTCGAAAAGCAAGTTTTAAACTCCATAACATATAGATAAGAGCTACtaatcttaaattatatttttctatagaTCCATTAAGGTGACATTTTTTCATAAAGATACACTTTCCTCCAATGAATTTTGCTCctttagagaaaaaataattaaagttggagtattaattatttttctgaaaTGAATTTATTTCATGAATAATGATCTTATTCCACTATTTTGTGATAGGATAATACTAAAAGCTTTTACAAAACTACTAGGATAATTATAAgacattatattaatttaaggagttatattttaagattggagttcaaaaattaatttgggttattattcttaatttaatagtttataataaaaaaaccaatAATAAAAGAACATTGAACTAGGTAAAGGAAAAAAGATTTACCATTTAAAACctgaatatatatgatatatccCTAACATCAAGACTACAAAGTAAGGAATAGTCAGGGGGACTGCTATTCTattcataaagaaaaacatgaattcTTTATAagacagagaaaaaaaacatcTAATTCGGTTTAACTTCTCCGCAAAAAGACAACTTCAACAATATTGGTTTTTCCATTTTGCTCCTGTAACCAAAATAAATCAACATGTAATTCAGAAAAAGAAATGTGTGTTTTTaagtataagaaaataaaatcttttagtATAACTTACCTTCACGTTACCTTCACGTCCACGTAAATTAAATCAACAAGATGTAccaaataaatattcttttacgtCCTGAGGCATGGCGGAGGAAGAAGATGCATTACATATTAACTCAAAAGTTTGCATTCTGGTGAAAGGAGAAGATGCATCCACTAATTCATCAGAAAATATAGACAAAACCTAcgaaaagtaaaagaattatCACATCAGACAACATTGTAATTATGTTAATGTGCTACAGTGATATtctaaattatcataaattaacaaaaagtaaaagacTTACTTCAATGATTTGGGATGACAAAGATATAGTTTTTGCCCTTTTCATGATTTCAAATAGCTCAATCAAAGTATATAAGGAATGGGTATCTTCACTCAACCAACttacatgaatatatattttctccacAAAGAGAAGATTGATATCAGtggaaaaacaatataaatcagaattagtatatttaaaacattgaaGCCTTGGGGTTTGAAGCTCAAAGACACAGTCATCTAAACACAGCCCATTCACTCCCAAATGTGATATGTTTAAGTCTACAAGGTGGGGGTAGAGATTTTGAAGGTCTTGATTTCAAGATAGTATACACAGctatcaaaatttaaagattcCAAATTGACACAACCATTAAATGGATCAAAAGGGTGTGGGATAAATTCACACTCAAATTGACAATGACAGATATATAGGCGTTTAAGAGAAGGAAAATCGAAATTCGTGGTCCGACTGAATATGTGACAAAGTTTGAGAGTAGTGAGAGATGAACATACAGAGAGTTTAGGAAGTTCGCTCAGAACACACACGGCAAGAATTGTAAGTGCCTCAATGTTAGTGGTGATAGATGGTGTATCAATAACATGCTCAATGATGGAATCTACCACATGACAATTATAAATACCAAAGTGAGACTTTAAACTAACATTGAAAACATTGATGGAAGTATCTCTGCAGGACAAAAAATTATGTACAAAATCCTTAAAGAGTTCATCATATTCGAATGATGCCTTATCGAAGTTAATAACGGGCAGAGAAGCCC contains these protein-coding regions:
- the LOC111241825 gene encoding uncharacterized protein LOC111241825 isoform X2; the encoded protein is MKRDNFYGRESSKEEKENKEKDKEKEEDMFTKLPEQIIVHILSFLDAKIAVQTSVLNKRFRDTSTNVFNFNLKCRKDHAPIHRDNHVVYYIIYHVIDTPSITTNIEVLTILAECALSKLPKLSVCTSLTTLKLTYILTLTKNFDIPSLKHLYLCCCRFVVGRVNSFDPFKGCVNLESLHIDRCTYHDEINTFKISTPNLLDLNISHFLVDGEFGENDCVFELQTPRLRYFKYDGYRLYCFSTEINLLFVEELYIDVGLLPKDIYSLYTLIELFEIMQRAKSISLSSKIIEVLSMFPDELEDKCSPFTRMETFELIGDTSSSFAMPQDVKNYLFGEDNSSFTPQTEFEQFVFDYFKRASNRIMRVENSVLKVEKKVDELIQNYINSAYLKE
- the LOC111241825 gene encoding FBD-associated F-box protein At1g66320-like isoform X1, encoding MKRDNFYGRESSKEEKENKEKDKEKEEDMFTKLPEQIIVHILSFLDAKIAVQTSVLNKRFRYLWVSLPVINFDEASFQDAESFEDFVFNFLSCRDTSTNVFNFNLKCRKDHAPIHRDNHVVYYIIYHVIDTPSITTNIEVLTILAECALSKLPKLSVCTSLTTLKLTYILTLTKNFDIPSLKHLYLCCCRFVVGRVNSFDPFKGCVNLESLHIDRCTYHDEINTFKISTPNLLDLNISHFLVDGEFGENDCVFELQTPRLRYFKYDGYRLYCFSTEINLLFVEELYIDVGLLPKDIYSLYTLIELFEIMQRAKSISLSSKIIEVLSMFPDELEDKCSPFTRMETFELIGDTSSSFAMPQDVKNYLFGEDNSSFTPQTEFEQFVFDYFKRASNRIMRVENSVLKVEKKVDELIQNYINSAYLKE
- the LOC106763212 gene encoding FBD-associated F-box protein At1g66320-like codes for the protein MKGDNFYRRDSSKEEDMLTDLPEEIILHILSFVDAKTAVQTSVLNKRCRYLWASLPVINFDKASFEYDELFKDFVHNFLSCRDTSINVFNVSLKSHFGIYNCHVVDSIIEHVIDTPSITTNIEALTILAVCVLSELPKLSVLSIFSDELVDASSPFTRMQTFELICNASSSSAMPQDEQNGKTNIVEVVFLRRS